One genomic region from Nocardioides plantarum encodes:
- a CDS encoding glycoside hydrolase domain-containing protein: protein MRTTLPSTSLRTALLSLCALALVVVNAQADVAGAASPGPATSVTSGTPLTTVAATSKAAALPPTPGNFTGYGFDQCLAPSQKTMDAWLDRSPYLAVGIYVSGDSRACRKQPNLTRTWVRTQLQRGWKLLPITLGPQASCQPRFPRYDDDYKISAAPGSGSYPKARSMGRSWGSRSAKDATALGIPPRSTLWYDLEAFDNGNTHCRRSALAFLSEWVRVVKEAGFATGVYSSASSGIKALDELRASRSATSYHLPDHIWMARWDGVANTSSSYVSESGWNPRRRVKQYQGGHDETYGGVRINIDTNYLDLGKGLTAKSESRCGGVGIDFSSYGSLKAARAGYTPSRGRVNALQCILKARGYYKASINGRYNRTLIAGIRRWKTDRGHSASDNWSRGDWAALLSTGATPVLKNGSSDAWAPYVRRVQRAINAAEVGLTSNMDGTFGIETTRLVKRYQKQSRLPQSGIVDARTWARLQAGGV, encoded by the coding sequence ATGCGTACGACCCTGCCCAGCACGTCCCTCCGCACCGCCCTGCTGAGCCTGTGCGCGCTCGCCCTGGTCGTCGTGAACGCGCAGGCGGACGTCGCCGGCGCGGCGTCGCCCGGCCCCGCCACGTCGGTCACGTCGGGCACCCCGCTCACCACGGTCGCCGCCACCAGCAAGGCCGCGGCCCTGCCGCCGACCCCGGGCAACTTCACCGGCTACGGATTCGACCAGTGCCTCGCGCCCAGCCAGAAGACCATGGACGCGTGGCTGGACCGGTCGCCCTACCTCGCGGTCGGCATCTACGTCTCCGGCGACTCGCGGGCCTGCCGCAAGCAGCCCAACCTGACGCGGACCTGGGTCCGCACCCAGCTGCAGCGCGGGTGGAAGCTGCTCCCGATCACCCTCGGCCCGCAGGCGTCGTGCCAGCCGCGCTTCCCGCGGTACGACGACGACTACAAGATCAGCGCGGCCCCCGGCAGCGGCAGCTACCCCAAGGCCCGCTCGATGGGTCGTTCGTGGGGCAGCCGCAGCGCCAAGGACGCGACGGCGCTGGGCATCCCGCCGCGCAGCACCCTCTGGTACGACCTCGAGGCGTTCGACAACGGCAACACCCACTGCCGTCGCTCCGCGCTGGCCTTCCTGTCCGAGTGGGTGCGCGTGGTGAAGGAGGCCGGGTTCGCCACCGGCGTCTACTCCAGCGCCTCCTCCGGCATCAAGGCCCTCGACGAGCTCCGCGCCAGCCGCTCGGCGACGTCCTACCACCTGCCCGACCACATCTGGATGGCCCGCTGGGACGGCGTCGCCAACACCTCGTCGTCCTACGTCAGCGAGTCGGGCTGGAACCCCCGGCGCCGCGTCAAGCAGTACCAGGGCGGGCACGACGAGACGTACGGCGGCGTCCGGATCAACATCGACACCAACTACCTCGACCTCGGCAAGGGCCTGACGGCCAAGTCCGAGAGTCGCTGCGGCGGCGTCGGCATCGACTTCAGCTCCTACGGCAGCCTCAAGGCCGCCCGGGCCGGCTACACCCCCTCGCGGGGACGGGTCAACGCGCTGCAGTGCATCCTCAAGGCCCGCGGCTACTACAAGGCCTCGATCAACGGCCGCTACAACCGCACGCTCATCGCCGGCATCCGGCGCTGGAAGACCGACCGCGGTCACTCCGCGAGCGACAACTGGTCGCGCGGGGACTGGGCCGCACTGCTCTCGACCGGCGCGACCCCGGTGCTCAAGAACGGCTCGAGCGACGCCTGGGCGCCCTACGTACGCCGCGTCCAGCGCGCCATCAACGCCGCGGAGGTCGGGCTCACGTCCAACATGGACGGCACCTTCGGCATCGAGACCACGCGCCTGGTCAAGCGCTACCAGAAGCAGTCCCGACTCCCCCAGAGCGGCATCGTCGACGCGCGGACCTGGGCCCGACTCCAAGCCGGCGGGGTCTGA
- a CDS encoding class I SAM-dependent methyltransferase, producing MANEEMRATWTDSGTGWVEQEAVFDATFAPITDALLAAADLAPAHRVLDVGCGSGTLLAAAVASGAETVGVDLSSTMVEAARRRVPDATVLLADAQTTDPLAAAPGRPFDRVVSRFGVMFFDDPVAAFRRLHEAAAPGARLAFACWRSYAENPTMSLGQDVLVERLGEEPAPVAADAPGPMAFADPDRTRAVLSGAGWTDVVVEPLDVTLDYAYDGSDGVDNRLATVLATTTGRRARARLEPELGPAGWASLLDDVRRHVAAARVDGALRLPAATWIVTATA from the coding sequence GTGGCCAACGAGGAGATGCGGGCGACCTGGACCGACAGCGGCACCGGCTGGGTCGAGCAGGAGGCGGTGTTCGACGCGACGTTCGCGCCGATCACCGACGCCCTCCTGGCGGCCGCCGACCTCGCGCCCGCCCACCGGGTCCTCGACGTCGGCTGCGGCTCCGGCACCCTGCTCGCCGCGGCGGTCGCGTCGGGTGCCGAGACCGTGGGGGTCGACCTCTCGTCGACCATGGTCGAGGCGGCCCGTCGCCGGGTCCCCGACGCCACCGTGCTGCTGGCCGACGCCCAGACGACCGACCCGCTCGCGGCCGCGCCCGGCCGGCCGTTCGACCGGGTGGTGTCCCGCTTCGGCGTGATGTTCTTCGACGACCCGGTCGCCGCCTTCCGCCGCCTCCACGAGGCCGCCGCCCCCGGCGCCCGCCTCGCCTTCGCGTGCTGGCGCTCGTACGCCGAGAACCCGACGATGAGCCTGGGCCAGGACGTCCTCGTCGAGCGGCTCGGCGAGGAGCCGGCACCGGTCGCGGCCGACGCCCCCGGGCCGATGGCGTTCGCCGACCCCGACCGGACCCGGGCGGTGCTCAGCGGCGCCGGCTGGACCGACGTCGTGGTCGAGCCCCTCGACGTCACCCTCGACTACGCCTACGACGGCAGCGACGGCGTCGACAACCGGCTGGCCACCGTGCTCGCCACGACGACCGGGCGTCGCGCCCGGGCCCGGCTCGAGCCCGAGCTCGGCCCGGCCGGCTGGGCGAGCCTGCTCGACGACGTACGCCGGCACGTCGCGGCGGCTCGGGTCGACGGCGCGCTCCGACTCCCGGCCGCCACCTGGATCGTCACCGCCACCGCCTGA
- a CDS encoding DUF3817 domain-containing protein has translation MTPQALFRRVAIAEAITWALLLVGMFLKYVTDTTEVGVRIAGPIHGVVFVAYCVTTVVVAIDQRWTARRTAIGVLSSIPPFFTLLFDLLAERAGAFGPWRLTVDEPARAADRPVAWMLRNPLLGLVAALVVVAVLTGLALLVGPPASS, from the coding sequence ATGACACCGCAGGCCCTCTTCCGTCGGGTGGCGATCGCCGAGGCGATCACCTGGGCGCTGCTGCTGGTCGGCATGTTCCTCAAGTACGTCACCGACACCACCGAGGTCGGGGTCCGCATCGCAGGGCCGATCCACGGGGTCGTGTTCGTCGCCTACTGCGTCACCACCGTGGTCGTGGCGATCGACCAGCGCTGGACCGCCCGGCGTACGGCGATCGGCGTGCTGTCGTCGATCCCGCCGTTCTTCACGCTGCTCTTCGACCTGCTCGCCGAGCGCGCCGGCGCCTTCGGGCCCTGGCGCCTCACCGTCGACGAGCCGGCTCGCGCCGCAGACCGACCGGTGGCGTGGATGCTGCGCAACCCGCTGCTCGGCCTGGTCGCCGCGCTCGTCGTCGTCGCCGTGCTCACCGGGCTGGCCCTGCTCGTCGGCCCGCCCGCCAGCTCCTGA
- the purQ gene encoding phosphoribosylformylglycinamidine synthase subunit PurQ, with the protein MKVGVVTFPGSLDDVDAQRAVRIGGHEAVALWHGDHDLHGVDAVVLPGGFSYGDYLRCGAISRFSPVMTEVIEAAGKGMPVLGICNGFQILCESHLLPGALIRNDHRKFACRDQRLSIDNVATPWTASYTQGQEVTIVLKNGEGGFVADTETLDRLEGEGQVVARYVGDNPNGSMRAIAGVTNERGNVVGLMPHPEHAVEDLTGAGTDGLGFFTSLAAAAFA; encoded by the coding sequence GTGAAGGTCGGCGTCGTCACCTTCCCCGGCTCGCTCGACGACGTCGACGCCCAGCGTGCGGTGCGCATCGGCGGCCACGAGGCCGTCGCGCTGTGGCACGGCGACCACGACCTGCACGGCGTCGACGCCGTCGTGCTGCCCGGTGGCTTCTCCTACGGCGACTACCTGCGCTGCGGCGCGATCTCGCGCTTCTCGCCGGTGATGACCGAGGTCATCGAGGCCGCCGGCAAGGGGATGCCCGTGCTCGGCATCTGCAACGGCTTCCAGATCCTGTGCGAGTCCCACCTGCTGCCCGGCGCGTTGATCCGCAACGACCACCGCAAGTTCGCCTGCCGCGACCAGCGACTGAGCATCGACAACGTCGCGACGCCTTGGACCGCCTCCTACACCCAGGGCCAGGAGGTGACGATCGTGCTCAAGAACGGTGAGGGCGGGTTCGTCGCCGACACCGAGACCCTCGACCGGCTCGAGGGCGAGGGTCAGGTGGTCGCCCGCTACGTCGGCGACAACCCCAACGGCTCGATGCGCGCCATCGCCGGGGTCACCAACGAGCGCGGCAACGTGGTCGGGCTGATGCCCCACCCCGAGCACGCGGTCGAGGACCTGACCGGTGCCGGCACCGACGGGCTGGGGTTCTTCACCTCGCTCGCCGCCGCCGCCTTCGCCTAG